In Arsenophonus sp. aPb, one DNA window encodes the following:
- a CDS encoding DUF853 domain-containing protein: MQKSLVIAKNSETELAILPALANRHGLITGATGTGKTVTLQKMAESFSQIGVPVFMADVKGDLSGIGAKGVLTPKLQSRLEALGVTDWHPAACPVTFWDVFAEQGHPVRATISDMGPLLLSRLMNLNDVQSGVLQLIFKIADDNGLLLLDMKDLRATVQYVGENAKQFQTEYGNIAGTSIGAIQRGLLTLQQQGADYFFGEPMLDIVDLIKTDSNGQGIVNILAADKLYNQPKLYAVFLLWLLSELFERLPEMGDVEKPKLVFFFDEAHLLFTNAPTALLEKIEQVVRLIRSKGVGVYFVTQNPLDIPDNILGQLGNRVQHALRAFTPRDQKAVKAAAETMRANPKFKAEQAITELGVGEALISFLDEKGRPNIVQRAFVIAPDSRMGILTSEERSQLLTHSDIYGKYEKMLDRESAYEKLANQTSDEITATSQANQTTKNTEDSGFVGGLKDFLFGSTGPRGGKKEGLVQTATKSAVRQISTQIIRGILGGRKR; the protein is encoded by the coding sequence ATGCAAAAATCTCTTGTCATCGCTAAAAATAGTGAAACTGAATTAGCCATCTTGCCTGCGCTGGCAAATCGACATGGATTAATTACCGGTGCAACAGGAACAGGTAAAACTGTAACGCTACAAAAAATGGCGGAAAGTTTTTCTCAAATTGGGGTGCCGGTTTTTATGGCTGATGTGAAAGGTGATCTTTCGGGGATTGGTGCCAAAGGAGTATTAACACCTAAATTACAATCACGCCTGGAAGCGCTTGGCGTAACAGACTGGCATCCTGCTGCGTGTCCTGTCACTTTTTGGGATGTTTTTGCAGAACAAGGACATCCGGTAAGAGCAACCATCTCAGATATGGGGCCATTGCTGTTATCTCGTTTAATGAATTTAAATGATGTGCAAAGTGGTGTATTACAACTTATTTTTAAAATCGCCGATGACAATGGCTTACTATTGCTAGACATGAAAGATCTGCGTGCTACCGTTCAATATGTCGGTGAAAATGCGAAACAATTTCAAACTGAATACGGTAACATTGCCGGTACCTCAATTGGCGCCATACAACGTGGTTTATTAACCCTTCAACAGCAAGGTGCTGATTACTTTTTCGGCGAACCTATGCTTGATATCGTTGATCTAATCAAAACCGATTCGAATGGCCAAGGAATAGTCAATATCCTTGCCGCAGACAAACTCTATAATCAGCCTAAGCTATACGCAGTATTTCTATTATGGTTATTATCGGAACTTTTTGAACGTTTGCCTGAAATGGGCGATGTTGAAAAACCGAAACTGGTGTTTTTCTTTGATGAAGCACATCTACTTTTTACTAACGCACCGACCGCACTACTGGAAAAAATCGAACAGGTTGTTCGCCTGATCCGTTCAAAAGGCGTTGGCGTTTATTTTGTTACACAAAATCCCCTTGATATTCCCGATAATATTCTAGGACAGCTTGGCAATCGGGTTCAGCATGCATTACGCGCTTTTACGCCACGGGATCAAAAAGCCGTTAAAGCAGCAGCCGAAACCATGCGAGCAAATCCAAAGTTTAAAGCCGAGCAGGCGATAACTGAACTAGGTGTGGGTGAAGCATTAATTTCGTTCTTAGATGAAAAAGGACGTCCAAACATTGTTCAACGGGCTTTCGTTATTGCGCCAGATTCACGCATGGGAATTTTAACTAGCGAAGAACGCAGCCAGCTACTTACTCATTCAGATATTTATGGCAAGTATGAGAAAATGTTGGATCGTGAATCAGCCTATGAAAAACTGGCAAATCAAACCAGCGATGAGATAACAGCTACTAGCCAAGCAAATCAGACAACAAAAAATACCGAAGATAGTGGGTTTGTTGGCGGCTTAAAAGATTTCCTATTTGGTTCAACCGGCCCCAGAGGAGGTAAAAAAGAGGGTTTAGTGCAAACAGCAACTAAATCTGCGGTACGTCAAATAAGTACTCAAATTATTCGTGGCATTTTGGGTGGTAGAAAACGTTAA
- a CDS encoding 3-deoxy-7-phosphoheptulonate synthase: MYKTDELRTQPIDSLITPQALADEFPLSKEIVENVTMSRKAIESILTGQDQRLLVVIGPCSVHDTHAALEYAKMLAKLRVEYKDYLEIVMRTYFEKPRTVVGWKGLISDPDLNNSCQVNKGLRLARELLTNINQLGLPTATEFLDMIIGQYVADLISWGAVGARTTESQIHRQMASALSCPVGFKNGTDGNINIALDAIRAARASHVFLSPNKNGQMTVYQTQGNPYGHIIMRGGKQPNYSAEDIAVACCQLRQLGLAEKLVIDFSHGNCQKIHQRQIDVAKNIAQQLQKGSKAIAGIMAESFLVEGTQQVIAGKPLIYGQSITDPCLGWQDTEQLLSILAEAVKHRF; this comes from the coding sequence ATGTATAAAACAGATGAGTTAAGAACTCAACCTATTGATAGCCTTATTACGCCTCAAGCTCTGGCCGATGAGTTTCCGCTATCTAAAGAAATTGTCGAAAACGTGACAATGTCACGAAAAGCGATTGAATCAATTTTAACTGGTCAAGATCAACGACTGTTGGTGGTCATTGGCCCCTGTTCGGTACATGATACCCATGCAGCACTTGAATACGCAAAAATGCTGGCTAAGCTGCGTGTCGAATATAAAGATTATCTTGAAATCGTGATGCGTACCTATTTTGAAAAACCACGTACCGTCGTTGGTTGGAAAGGTTTAATTTCCGATCCAGATCTAAACAATTCCTGCCAAGTTAATAAAGGCCTACGATTAGCTCGTGAGCTACTAACTAACATTAACCAACTTGGGCTGCCAACGGCAACTGAATTTTTAGATATGATAATCGGCCAATATGTTGCCGATCTTATTAGCTGGGGAGCCGTCGGCGCCAGAACCACAGAAAGCCAAATCCATCGACAAATGGCATCAGCGCTTTCTTGTCCGGTTGGCTTTAAAAATGGTACTGACGGGAATATTAATATTGCTCTTGATGCTATTCGTGCAGCACGTGCCAGCCATGTATTTTTATCGCCCAATAAAAATGGTCAAATGACTGTTTATCAAACACAAGGTAATCCTTATGGCCATATTATTATGCGTGGAGGAAAACAACCTAATTATAGCGCTGAAGATATTGCTGTTGCTTGCTGTCAGTTACGCCAATTAGGCTTAGCTGAAAAATTAGTTATCGATTTTAGTCACGGTAATTGTCAAAAAATCCATCAACGCCAAATAGACGTTGCTAAAAACATTGCGCAACAACTGCAAAAAGGCTCGAAAGCCATCGCGGGCATTATGGCAGAAAGTTTTCTCGTAGAAGGTACCCAGCAAGTCATTGCCGGTAAGCCCCTTATTTATGGTCAGTCAATCACCGATCCCTGCTTGGGCTGGCAGGACACTGAACAATTACTATCTATACTGGCTGAAGCGGTAAAACATCGGTTTTAA
- a CDS encoding acyltransferase family protein, producing the protein MEWQFYIIYPILLLLLSKFFSIKALKKIVIYLTIVLFLYGWYSSVKDSVSSYYMLQSRAWEMLLGGIAYFYPLKLKKTTRVLIYYSSLVVLIASAFFINHKDLWPGYLAIIPAVMTYLVIVCSVEKGILASKVLQYIGLISYSVYLVHWPILVIANKLALKLGFIYYVLITLVLASQLYYFVERKRSYGLTVVFIYMLAIAASIYVLKNGVSSRVNPDFQLSRNDYKAKFEGHLNLPQSMDAQYFNGNVTDFDFILIGNSHARHFFSYIKKHGIKVASLALDGCTSTKNYYSFYNKKSVNPDTKWNLILLMHILKSL; encoded by the coding sequence ATGGAGTGGCAGTTTTATATTATTTATCCGATTTTATTATTGCTTTTGAGTAAATTTTTCTCAATAAAGGCATTAAAAAAAATAGTTATCTATCTGACTATTGTTCTGTTTTTATACGGCTGGTATTCGTCAGTCAAAGACAGTGTATCTTCATACTATATGTTGCAGTCAAGAGCGTGGGAAATGCTACTTGGCGGTATTGCATACTTTTATCCACTCAAACTAAAAAAAACAACCAGGGTATTAATATACTATTCTTCACTTGTCGTATTAATTGCATCAGCATTTTTTATTAATCATAAAGATTTATGGCCTGGGTATCTTGCTATTATTCCAGCAGTAATGACATATTTAGTGATAGTATGCTCTGTTGAAAAAGGAATACTTGCCAGTAAAGTGCTGCAATATATCGGGCTAATTTCCTATTCGGTTTATCTTGTTCACTGGCCAATACTGGTCATTGCAAATAAGTTAGCTCTAAAACTTGGATTTATATATTACGTCTTGATAACTTTAGTTTTAGCTTCCCAGCTCTACTATTTTGTAGAGAGGAAGAGAAGTTATGGCTTAACGGTTGTATTTATTTACATGCTGGCTATTGCTGCAAGTATTTATGTTTTAAAAAATGGTGTGAGCAGTAGAGTTAATCCGGATTTCCAGCTATCAAGGAATGATTACAAAGCGAAGTTTGAAGGGCATCTGAATCTGCCTCAGAGCATGGATGCGCAATATTTTAACGGGAATGTGACTGATTTTGATTTTATTCTCATAGGTAACAGTCATGCGAGACATTTTTTCTCCTATATAAAAAAACATGGGATAAAAGTGGCAAGCCTTGCACTTGATGGTTGTACATCGACAAAAAATTATTACTCTTTTTATAACAAAAAAAGTGTGAATCCAGATACAAAATGGAACTTGATTTTATTAATGCACATCCTGAAAAGCCTGTAA
- a CDS encoding pyruvate, water dikinase regulatory protein, producing the protein MDNYHAKNLARCVFFISDGTAITAETLGHAVLSQFPLHFSSYTLPFVTTEKRATEIKQRIDQIYSKTHIRPLVFYSIISPTVKKIITTSAGCCYDIVQSLIDPIQQEIGLKPEPKLNRTHGLSNLNQYDARIAAIEYTLAHDDGISLKNLDQAQVILLGVSRCGKTPTSLYLAMQFAIQAANYPFTADDMDNLQLPSALKPYMNKLFGLTISPERLAAIREERCEKSRYASLRQCRIELTEVEALFRRHNIHYLNTTNYSVEEISAKVIDTFGLTRRIF; encoded by the coding sequence ATGGATAATTATCACGCTAAAAATTTAGCACGCTGTGTTTTTTTTATCTCCGACGGAACTGCTATTACTGCAGAGACGCTAGGTCATGCTGTTTTATCGCAATTTCCACTCCATTTTTCTTCTTATACACTACCGTTTGTCACCACTGAAAAACGTGCCACAGAAATAAAACAAAGAATTGATCAAATCTATTCTAAAACCCATATTCGCCCGTTGGTTTTTTACTCAATTATCTCGCCAACAGTAAAAAAAATTATTACCACTAGTGCCGGCTGTTGTTATGATATCGTCCAATCTTTAATTGATCCGATCCAGCAAGAAATTGGCTTAAAACCTGAACCAAAGCTCAACCGTACCCATGGACTATCTAATCTAAATCAATATGATGCTAGAATTGCAGCGATTGAATATACATTGGCGCACGATGATGGCATATCATTAAAAAATCTCGATCAGGCTCAAGTAATTTTATTGGGTGTTTCCCGTTGTGGTAAAACACCAACCAGCCTCTATTTAGCGATGCAATTTGCTATTCAGGCTGCCAATTATCCTTTCACCGCAGATGATATGGATAATTTGCAATTACCCTCTGCATTAAAGCCTTATATGAATAAACTTTTTGGTTTAACGATTAGTCCTGAGCGACTAGCGGCTATTCGTGAAGAGCGTTGTGAAAAAAGTCGTTATGCATCTTTACGTCAATGTCGGATAGAATTAACTGAGGTGGAAGCTTTATTTAGAAGACACAATATTCATTATTTAAATACAACTAATTACTCTGTTGAAGAGATCTCAGCTAAAGTCATCGATACATTCGGTCTAACCCGCCGTATATTTTAA
- a CDS encoding IS6 family transposase, giving the protein MNIVKQSFKRLHYPVDVILVCLRWYLAYSLSLRNLEEMMQERGIFVDHSTIHRWILRLTPKLASVARKKRKIYGGTWYLDETYIRIKGKWHYLYRAVEASGETIDFILSQKRNKKSALRFLKKAIHQNTYPMEVNIDKSGANRAALMSLNQRELGIKIRQCRYKNNMVEQDHRFIKKRYRAMLGFKTYRTAKVLLEGIEILHMLHKQQIPINGLILCPVDAFYTLVA; this is encoded by the coding sequence ATGAATATTGTTAAACAAAGCTTTAAACGTCTCCACTATCCCGTCGATGTCATTTTAGTTTGTCTACGTTGGTACCTGGCGTATTCCTTAAGCTTGCGTAACCTTGAGGAGATGATGCAGGAAAGAGGTATTTTTGTTGATCACTCCACCATTCACCGCTGGATTTTACGACTGACGCCAAAACTAGCAAGTGTTGCCAGAAAGAAACGAAAAATCTATGGTGGCACCTGGTATCTGGATGAAACCTATATCAGGATAAAAGGGAAATGGCATTATCTTTATCGCGCCGTAGAGGCTAGTGGTGAAACGATAGATTTTATTCTTAGTCAAAAGCGAAATAAAAAATCTGCATTACGCTTTTTAAAGAAAGCTATCCATCAAAATACCTATCCTATGGAAGTGAATATTGATAAAAGTGGTGCTAATCGGGCTGCATTAATGTCACTTAATCAACGTGAGCTGGGGATAAAAATAAGACAGTGCCGTTATAAAAATAACATGGTAGAGCAAGATCACCGTTTCATTAAAAAACGCTATCGAGCGATGCTTGGTTTTAAGACGTACCGAACGGCAAAAGTTTTACTGGAAGGAATAGAAATATTGCATATGCTCCATAAACAACAAATTCCTATCAATGGCCTAATTCTCTGTCCAGTCGATGCTTTTTACACTTTAGTCGCCTAA
- the guaA gene encoding glutamine-hydrolyzing GMP synthase: MTTDIHQYRILILDFGSQYTQLIARRIREIGVYCELWAWDVSEAQIRKFNPNGIILSGGPESTTEQNSPRAPEYVFQAGVPVLGICYGMQTMSIQLGGQVDVSGEREFGYAQVSIQQSCELFRDIYDSLSVEGKPLLDVWMSHGDKVTAIPTYFKVIASTDSCPFAIMANDEKRFYGVQFHPEVTHTHQGAAILQRFVLDICGCKARWTAAAIVEDTVQRLKAQIGDDQVILALSGGVDSSVTALLLNRAIGKQLTCVFVDNGLLRLNEAQQVMAMFAGKFDLNIIHVAAEERFLNALAGIDEPELKRKTIGRVFIEVFDEQAAKQTQVKWLAQGTIYPDVIESAASATGKAHVIKSHHNVGGLPAEMKLGLVEPLKELFKDEVRKVGLALGLPYDMLYRHPFPGPGLGVRVLGEVKKAYCDLLRQADAIFIEELHKADLYHKVSQAFTVFLPVRSVGVMGDGRKYDWVVSLRAVETIDFMTAHWAHLPYDFLGRVSNRIINEVAGISRVVYDISGKPPATIEWE; this comes from the coding sequence ATGACAACTGACATTCATCAATACCGAATTTTGATCCTTGATTTTGGTTCACAATACACGCAATTAATTGCCCGTCGTATTCGTGAAATTGGCGTTTATTGTGAACTTTGGGCATGGGATGTTTCCGAGGCACAGATCCGTAAATTTAATCCCAATGGCATTATTCTTTCTGGCGGACCGGAGAGTACTACCGAGCAAAATAGCCCACGTGCACCGGAATATGTTTTTCAGGCTGGCGTCCCGGTATTGGGTATTTGCTATGGCATGCAAACGATGTCTATCCAATTAGGTGGGCAAGTTGACGTGTCTGGCGAGCGAGAGTTTGGCTACGCCCAGGTGTCAATTCAACAATCTTGTGAACTATTTCGTGATATCTATGATAGCTTAAGTGTAGAGGGTAAACCACTGCTTGATGTATGGATGAGTCACGGCGATAAAGTGACTGCCATCCCGACATATTTTAAGGTTATCGCCAGTACCGATAGCTGCCCATTTGCCATCATGGCGAATGATGAAAAACGTTTTTATGGTGTCCAATTTCATCCTGAAGTCACTCACACACACCAAGGCGCGGCTATTTTACAGCGTTTTGTATTAGATATTTGTGGTTGTAAAGCCCGTTGGACTGCGGCGGCGATTGTTGAAGATACGGTACAACGCCTAAAGGCACAGATTGGTGATGATCAAGTGATTTTAGCGCTATCTGGCGGTGTGGATTCCTCAGTTACTGCGCTATTACTCAATCGTGCGATTGGTAAACAACTGACTTGTGTCTTTGTTGATAATGGTTTGTTACGCTTAAATGAAGCGCAGCAAGTTATGGCCATGTTTGCTGGTAAATTTGATCTAAATATTATTCATGTGGCTGCCGAAGAGCGCTTTCTTAACGCATTGGCGGGCATTGATGAGCCAGAATTAAAGCGTAAAACGATTGGTCGTGTTTTTATTGAAGTATTTGATGAACAAGCCGCTAAACAAACGCAAGTAAAATGGCTAGCACAAGGGACTATTTATCCAGACGTAATTGAGTCCGCTGCTTCGGCGACCGGTAAAGCACATGTCATTAAATCTCACCACAATGTGGGTGGCTTACCCGCAGAAATGAAATTAGGTTTAGTTGAGCCATTAAAAGAGTTATTTAAAGATGAGGTGCGTAAAGTAGGCCTGGCGTTAGGACTTCCTTACGACATGTTATACCGTCATCCATTTCCTGGCCCTGGCTTAGGTGTGCGGGTCCTGGGTGAAGTGAAGAAAGCTTATTGTGATCTCTTACGCCAAGCAGATGCCATTTTTATTGAAGAATTACATAAAGCCGATCTTTATCATAAAGTCAGCCAAGCCTTCACCGTTTTCTTACCGGTCCGCTCAGTTGGTGTGATGGGAGATGGCCGCAAATATGACTGGGTCGTATCATTACGTGCCGTTGAAACCATTGACTTCATGACCGCCCATTGGGCACATTTGCCTTATGATTTTCTTGGCAGAGTATCAAATCGGATCATCAATGAAGTCGCCGGTATCTCTAGGGTAGTTTACGATATTAGTGGTAAACCCCCGGCGACAATTGAGTGGGAGTGA
- the guaB gene encoding IMP dehydrogenase yields MLRIKKEALTFDDVLLVPAHSDVLPNTADLSTQLTAAIRLTIPMLSAAMDTVTESDLAIALAQEGGIGFIHKNMSIERQAEEVRRVKKYESGIVIDPVTVTPETTIREVYELAERNGFAGYPVVNNNKELVGIITGRDIRFVTDLDQPVTAVMTAKPHLVTVKEGESRDVVLQKLHERRIEKALVVDDNFHLFGMITVKDFQKAERKPNACKDEQGRLRVGAAVGAGGNNEQRIEALVAAGVDVLLIDSSHGHSQGVLQRIRETRAKYPDLPIIGGNVATGEGAKALAEAGASAVKVGIGPGSICTTRIVTGVGVPQITAIADAVEALNGMNIPVIADGGIRFSGDIAKALAAGASCVMVGSMLAGTEESPGETILFQGRSYKAYRGMGSLGAMSKGSSDRYFQTDNAADKLVPEGIEGRVAYKGLLKNIVHQQMGGLRSCMGLTGCATIDELRSKAEFVRISGAGIQESHVHDVTITKESPNYRLG; encoded by the coding sequence ATGCTACGTATAAAGAAAGAAGCACTAACATTCGATGATGTATTGTTAGTTCCCGCACACTCAGATGTATTACCTAATACGGCTGATTTATCAACTCAACTAACTGCCGCTATCCGTTTAACTATTCCTATGCTTTCTGCTGCCATGGATACTGTGACTGAATCAGATTTAGCCATCGCATTAGCCCAAGAGGGTGGAATTGGTTTTATTCATAAAAATATGTCAATTGAGCGCCAGGCAGAAGAAGTTCGCCGAGTTAAAAAGTATGAAAGTGGCATCGTTATCGATCCAGTTACCGTCACGCCGGAAACCACAATTCGTGAAGTCTATGAGCTGGCTGAACGCAATGGTTTTGCGGGTTATCCGGTGGTTAATAATAATAAAGAATTGGTTGGTATCATTACCGGTCGTGACATCCGTTTTGTCACCGATTTGGATCAGCCGGTTACCGCAGTCATGACTGCTAAACCGCATTTGGTCACGGTCAAAGAGGGTGAGTCCCGTGATGTGGTTTTGCAAAAATTGCATGAAAGGCGTATTGAAAAAGCCTTGGTGGTTGATGATAATTTTCACCTGTTTGGTATGATCACAGTAAAAGATTTTCAGAAAGCTGAACGCAAACCTAATGCATGTAAAGATGAGCAAGGTCGTTTGCGAGTCGGGGCCGCAGTAGGTGCTGGTGGAAATAATGAACAACGTATTGAAGCATTAGTCGCGGCCGGTGTTGATGTGTTGTTAATTGACTCTTCTCATGGACATTCGCAGGGTGTTTTACAACGTATTCGTGAAACACGGGCAAAATATCCTGATTTGCCAATTATTGGTGGTAACGTAGCAACAGGCGAAGGGGCTAAAGCCTTGGCTGAAGCGGGTGCCAGTGCGGTGAAAGTTGGTATTGGCCCGGGTTCTATCTGTACAACACGGATTGTGACCGGTGTTGGTGTACCTCAGATCACCGCGATTGCCGATGCGGTTGAGGCGCTTAATGGCATGAATATCCCGGTAATTGCCGATGGTGGGATTCGCTTCTCGGGTGATATTGCTAAAGCGCTAGCTGCGGGTGCTTCATGCGTTATGGTTGGTTCAATGCTGGCTGGTACTGAAGAATCACCAGGCGAAACAATCTTGTTTCAGGGACGCTCTTATAAAGCTTACCGAGGAATGGGATCATTAGGTGCAATGTCGAAAGGCTCTTCCGATCGCTACTTCCAAACCGATAATGCGGCCGACAAATTAGTTCCTGAAGGAATAGAAGGCCGGGTTGCTTATAAAGGATTATTGAAGAATATTGTTCATCAGCAGATGGGCGGGCTTCGTTCTTGTATGGGGTTGACGGGGTGTGCCACGATAGATGAATTAAGAAGCAAAGCAGAATTTGTACGGATCAGTGGTGCGGGCATCCAAGAGAGTCATGTGCATGATGTTACAATCACCAAAGAATCACCTAATTATCGTTTAGGTTAA
- a CDS encoding serine protease: protein MINKYISNGIPAEPGEFPFFCALCLSDSADINRHRCGSVLINKRWVLSAAHCIENIDVAKLNVYVGMEHYNPGAIYQDKVKIKQIISHPYWRNSPSDPDVDCPPPFDVPYDIALLELDRETISNDFASINGINKHLDLPEGTEVTAIGMGDTELGKTSEYLRKTIISIANPKRCIEVPSGYPPACHKPALHICAIGNNTTTQGGDSGSPLLAHDGNNTVVGLVSRRIMQSMEFTRVSYYSDWILKNINK from the coding sequence ATGATTAATAAATATATTTCTAACGGTATACCAGCTGAACCAGGCGAATTTCCCTTTTTTTGTGCATTATGTCTTTCTGATTCTGCGGATATCAATAGACATCGCTGTGGTAGCGTTCTTATTAATAAACGTTGGGTATTGAGTGCAGCACATTGTATTGAAAATATTGATGTTGCAAAACTTAATGTTTATGTTGGCATGGAGCACTATAACCCGGGTGCAATTTATCAAGATAAAGTAAAAATTAAACAGATTATTAGCCATCCTTATTGGCGTAATTCACCCTCTGATCCTGATGTAGATTGTCCTCCGCCATTTGATGTACCCTATGATATTGCTTTACTTGAGTTAGACCGCGAAACAATTAGTAATGATTTTGCCAGTATTAATGGTATCAATAAACATCTTGATTTACCTGAAGGTACTGAAGTAACTGCGATTGGTATGGGTGATACTGAATTGGGCAAAACATCTGAATATTTGCGAAAAACGATTATTTCGATCGCTAATCCTAAACGATGTATTGAAGTACCGAGTGGTTACCCACCTGCTTGCCATAAGCCGGCCTTGCATATTTGCGCAATTGGTAATAATACCACAACACAAGGAGGGGATTCAGGTAGTCCATTATTAGCTCACGATGGTAATAACACGGTAGTAGGTTTAGTCTCTCGTAGAATAATGCAGTCCATGGAATTTACCAGAGTAAGTTATTATAGTGATTGGATCCTAAAAAATATTAATAAGTAA
- a CDS encoding SGNH hydrolase domain-containing protein produces the protein MELDFINAHPEKPVIISRNWPGLQYEDIKREDGSHIGKADYNKLMVEEMTSFYNDANHGQNFYIIGSTPRSSSVMFECLAKADLPINKLINIFDCSNTRQRVNTAADEALKNFAGKYAKVKFIDTYPFLCNHTECTLIKDGIPIYTDTSHLSITGAEIVGKGVFNEIRRDTNLHK, from the coding sequence ATGGAACTTGATTTTATTAATGCACATCCTGAAAAGCCTGTAATTATATCAAGAAATTGGCCTGGGCTGCAATATGAGGACATAAAAAGAGAAGATGGCTCTCATATAGGTAAGGCTGATTATAATAAGCTTATGGTTGAAGAAATGACATCATTTTATAATGATGCCAACCATGGTCAGAATTTTTATATAATAGGTTCTACACCGCGTAGCTCAAGTGTAATGTTTGAATGTCTGGCTAAAGCTGATTTACCTATAAACAAATTAATTAATATTTTTGATTGTAGCAATACTCGACAAAGAGTGAATACTGCTGCAGATGAAGCTTTAAAAAACTTTGCAGGTAAATATGCTAAAGTGAAGTTTATAGATACTTATCCTTTCTTATGTAACCATACAGAATGTACACTTATTAAAGATGGCATTCCTATCTATACAGACACTAGCCACCTATCAATTACTGGTGCTGAAATTGTTGGAAAGGGTGTCTTTAATGAAATAAGAAGAGATACTAATTTGCATAAGTAA
- a CDS encoding lytic polysaccharide monooxygenase, which yields MKTKLLLAMLALMSASSFASITTDIKPMHGYIDSPASRAYLCSMLENKNCGPIQYEPQSVEGQKGFPQRGPADGKIASAGVGMFKQLDEQSVTRWTKVNMRSGENVFHWTLTAPHSTTGWEYFITKQDWDPNRPLRRAAFELQPFCSRFDGGAVPAREVTMKCNVPYRTGYQVILGVWTIADTSNAFYQVIDANMNAR from the coding sequence ATGAAAACAAAATTACTGTTGGCTATGTTAGCGTTAATGAGTGCCTCGAGTTTTGCCAGTATCACCACTGATATTAAACCAATGCATGGCTATATTGATAGCCCAGCGAGTCGGGCTTATTTGTGTTCAATGTTGGAAAACAAAAATTGTGGTCCAATTCAGTATGAACCGCAATCAGTGGAAGGACAAAAAGGTTTTCCACAAAGAGGGCCAGCGGATGGCAAAATAGCCAGCGCTGGTGTAGGAATGTTTAAACAATTGGATGAACAATCAGTAACGCGCTGGACTAAGGTTAATATGAGATCAGGTGAAAATGTGTTTCACTGGACATTAACTGCCCCACATAGTACCACTGGCTGGGAATATTTTATTACCAAACAAGATTGGGATCCTAATCGCCCATTAAGACGCGCTGCGTTTGAATTACAACCCTTCTGTTCACGATTTGATGGTGGTGCAGTACCCGCCCGAGAAGTTACCATGAAATGCAATGTTCCTTATCGTACGGGTTATCAAGTGATTTTAGGTGTCTGGACTATTGCAGATACATCAAATGCCTTCTATCAAGTGATTGATGCCAATATGAATGCTCGTTAG
- a CDS encoding acyltransferase, with amino-acid sequence MNENKFRFDINGLRAIAVLLVVIFHYDKNGITGGFIGVDVFFVISGYLMTGIIFRGLESKSLSIFKFYVSRAKRIVPALLTIVVFMLAYGYLFVEPMSYRLIGKHALSSLIFIGSVALKESV; translated from the coding sequence ATGAATGAGAATAAATTTAGGTTTGATATAAATGGCCTCAGAGCTATTGCTGTACTGCTCGTTGTCATATTTCATTATGATAAAAATGGAATTACAGGTGGATTCATCGGTGTAGATGTATTTTTTGTAATCTCCGGATATCTAATGACTGGAATAATATTTCGTGGCTTGGAGTCAAAATCTTTATCAATATTTAAATTTTATGTATCAAGAGCTAAAAGGATAGTGCCTGCACTGTTGACTATTGTTGTCTTTATGTTGGCTTATGGTTACTTATTTGTTGAACCAATGAGCTATCGCTTGATTGGTAAGCATGCATTGAGTAGCTTGATTTTTATCGGTTCTGTCGCATTAAAAGAGTCTGTTTGA